The Phragmites australis chromosome 13, lpPhrAust1.1, whole genome shotgun sequence DNA window TGCTTTTTACTTTCATTTCAATCTGGTTGACTGCACGCCAATGAGCAAAGCTTTCCTGCTACCTGGAGCATTCTATTGTAATGAACTACAACATGAATTCATGAACACGCTTTATTCTGATTAAATCTCGTTCTTGCAGGGTGTAGATTTTATTCGGATTGGAAGGCATGAAGCTGTACATCCTGATCTCAGGGCCCACTGTTTGTCAAGTCAGAGCTTATACTTTATCCAGTACTTGcagtttttaaaaagaaaatttgtTTTGATTATTTGTTGTGGAACAGCAACAGAGGTACAGTCGGTAGATGCCGTTAAAACGAGGATGGAGCAAGTGCAGGTTGTTGGAGTTACTAGTTTGGGAATATATCATCCCTTATTAGCACATAAGAAGTTTGACACATGTATCATGGATGAAGCTGGGCAAATCACATTACCGGTAAGGACAAGCTAGGAATGCTTGGTAATTTTTTTGGTTGGTTAAAAAAAGGTGAATGCTGGGTAATTTCGTGTTTAAGGATATAACAGGAAACAAAAAATGATGCTCACTTAACTTGATAACTACATTTCAAACTTCATGTTAGTAGGAGCGTAGGACAAACTCCAAACCAGAGTTCTATAAACATGATTTCCAAAGAGGCTTAGATACTTTCCATTTATAATCTTTCTCACATACTGTTTTATTATACTTGCCAGGTATCACTAGGACCTTTGATGCTTGCCACAAAGTTTGTTCTAGTAGGAGACCATTATCAACTTCCTCCACTTGTTCAGGTATCTACTAATTTGCTTGTATacctattttctttttttatgccATCGTTCCTTTGTGTTAAGTATTTGTTGTAAAATGATTGTAGAGCTCTGAAGCTCGAGAAAACGGGATGGGCATTAGCTTATTCTGGAGGTTGTCAGAAGCACATCCTCAGGCAATCTCAGCACTGCGATGCCAGGTCTTTCTTAACACCCTTTCTTTTACTACCATCTCGACCAGTTACGCTAATTTTTCTGCTGAGTTGAAGGCACCTTGTACCATTAAAACTCACTATCTGTAACTGCCTTGTAGTACCGTATGTCATCTGGTATCATGGAGCTCTCAAATTCATTGATTTACGGCAATAGGTTGTGCTGTGGTTCGTTGGAAATTGCAAATGCCAAACTCAAGTTTTCTGGTAGAGAACCACAGCACTTGAAGTTGAAAGAGGTAACACTCCTTTTACCTTAAATTTCCCATGTCTTCTCAACTTAGAATACTCCATTGCCCATCTAGGTTATGGTTCAGCAGCCTCCTTATCACAGTTGTTTACAACTTCTTTTGATTGCAGATCTTGAACCCTGATAGGGCTGTCATTTTCACCAACACAGGTCTTTGATTAGCTCAATTAGCAATGTCATTCCAATGCTCTTCACTTCAAGGCTAATTATGTAACCAACATTTTCAGATCAAATACCAGCACTTGAGGCAAAGGAACGCAGAACTGTGAACAATCCGACAGAAGCACACATTATTTCATGGGTATGTACTGATCTATGTGTGGTAGTATGGACCACATTTCATGCCTCTCTGTTTATGAGTCTTCGTACACACTGATGCTGTCTGGCTGAGTGCTCCTGCCCATGCTACATGTATTGTCAAGCGATTATTCTCGATTTTTGTCTTGTCTGAGTGTTTTTCTtcttgaaaaacttaatgtatTCCAAGTAAAACCAATTTGTATGTTTGTATACTGAATTAACAATATTTTAAGCAATATGTCCAGATTTAAAATGGTCTGGTCCAAAACTAATCGTGCTCTATGTAAGTGGTGCAAATGGCTTAAGGAGGTTTAAAGAACCAATTTCAACTTTTGATGAATTCCAATGCGTTGAGTGGTGTCGAGCTGCTTTTATGTAACTGTGTTGGAGATGTAATATGCTTTGAGATTTTACTTTGTGCACATACCCACCTTACTGATATACATACATTTAATTTTCTTCATTCTTAGAATTTGATCAAGTGAAAAATTCCCCCCTTTTTTGCAGATTACCAAAGAATTACTAAGGAGAGGTGTAGCTCAAGATGATATTGGTATCATAACCCCCTACAACGCCCAAGTGAATCTCATTCAGCAATGCACTGATGGTTTGGTTGAGGTTCACACAATCGATAAATACCAGGTTGACAGTGATTCTAACTCCTTAActtatgaaatcaattttgctTATAGTGGCAACAACGTTCTGTGTTAACAAGTAAATGCTAGTTGCATTCATACTTATTGAGACCAGACCGGACATCGAACAGGTCAAGCCCTTGGTTCATGGTTTGCTCGGTACAATCGGTTTGACCGCCGTCTCAATACGGTTTAAAGATATTGAGTTTCGTACTGAAGTCTGCAAAGAAGCATAGCTTAGTGGTAGAGAGGTCTTGGGTTTGAACCCATGCCCAAGCATTTTTATTTTGCACGCTAGCGCACTCTTCATGACACGCGTTGCCCAGGTGCAGGGTACCAGCGGCTCATTTGACAATTTTTTCAAGCGGTTTTTTGAGAACCAGGCGATCCAACCGGGTTTGTTGGTTTTATGGTGGTTCGATTGCACAGGCAGTCTTTTAGCCCAACCAGGCCAGTGTGGTCTCTGGTTCTGGCTTTGTCAAACTGCCGGTCTGGTCCAGTCCTAATAACTGTGGTTGCATACTTGCATTCCCTTTCCAATTATGTCTTTTGTGTAATATTGCCAAGTAGTGAAGCTAACATGCTTACTGTTAAGATTCAGTAATCATTCTCAGTTTCTCACTGGGAAAAAGGAACCCTTATTTTTGGTCTTGGGAAATGGTTGCTTCATCAGTCCATTGTTGATGTTTTGTCCTTTCACTAATGAAAAACCGTCTAGACTCGAGAGCAACCATATTTTGCTTCTTCTGTTGATTTTGTTTGTAACTTGTTCTAACAGAGCTGAATAAATCAACTTGTTTCAGGGTAGGGATAAGGAATGTATAATAGTATCTTTCGTGCGCTCCAGTGCGAATTCAAGGGCTAGTGGTTCTTCTTTGCTTGGTGATTGGCACAGAATCAATGTTCTGTTGACACGTGCAAAGGTAACTTGCAGTGAACGTGATTTTCAAATATCAACTATTCCCCCAAGTAGTCTTCTTTCAGAAGTATCATAGACTTTCAGGATTGTCAACATTATTAACTAGACATAATCTGGAGTTTTATTTTTGTAATGGAGAAATGGTGCATAATACAATGAAAATATGTATGCATATTACTATTTATGCGCTTATATACTGTCACTGAGAAGCCAAAAGATGTCACTCTCagcatgaatatgaatactTTCAACTACCTTGCTGAAGCCAGACGTCATGTTTGTAGGGTTCCATTtgtatttctatatttttttaccttttcGTTATTATGTTGCAGAAGAAGCTCATCATGGTTGGATCCCGTGGTACACTTTCGACAATCCCATTGCTGAGGCTTCTAGTTGAGAAGGTAGCTGAGACTGGTGGTCTGTTGGATCTGACAAACAAGGATGTTCTCTCGAGAACTTAGAAGTTCTCGTTTGAATGCACAGTAGGTCATGCAATAGACGAATTTTTGTAGGTTTTTGAGGCTAAAGCCGTAGATATGTTGTATATTTTGCTTTTGGAATGTGTAGTAACCATACCCAAGAACCAGATGGTTCCTTGCCATACTGATGGAGTGACAGCTCAAGCGCTGGTATGTATAGTAGTACAGGCGTTAGGATATTTTTCTCGTGTAATTATTGAAAATGCATACGCTAGCGCAGCATGCAAATTTTGGAAACAGTCTGTTGATTACGCTTGCTGTGATAAAAGAGCGAGGGCTTTCGATACCAAGTTTTTCCTTTAGATACTAATTGTTATCTCAAAGTAGTCAAATCCGACTAAGGTTCGGGCTACAACTAAAAATCGTCCCGCGTGCAAAGAAGCCCGACTCCGACAAGAACTTGAATCGGACAGCTACTCGGAGGGATTCGAGAAATAAAACGGAACCCGAACCTTTGTGCCGCTCACTCTTGTTGCACGATCGTCTACCATGGCTTCCCAGTCGAAGCCACTGTTCGGCGAGCCCATCTCTCTGGCTGGCCCGACGCCCGCCGACCACGAGAGCACGGCGCAGCTCGAGAAGCTCCTGCGCGAGGCGGGGCTGTACGAGAGCCCTGAGGAGTCGGCGGTCCGCGAGGAGGTGCTGCGCGACCTCCAGGGCATCGTCGACCGCTGGGTGAAGCATCTCACGTTCCAGCACGGCTACCCGGACACCATGGTCAACGAGGCCACCGCCCTGCTGGTCCCGTTCGGCTCCTACAGCCTCGGCGTCCACGGCCGCGGCTCCGACATCGACGTCCTCGTCGTCGGTCCCTCCTACGTGGACCGTGACCACGACTTCTTTGTGGTGCTGACCGGCGTGCTGGCCGAGACGGAGGCGGTGACGCACCTGCGGCCCGTGCCCGGCGCGCGCGCCCCCGTCATGAAGATGACGTTCCGCGGCGTGCAGGTGGACCTCGTATACGCCAGCGTCGGACTCCCTGTGGTGCCCAGGGACCTGGATCTGAGCGACCGGTCCTTGCTCCGCGGCCTGGACCATGCCACCGCCCGCAGCCTGAACGGCGTGCGAGTGGCCGACGAGATCCTGCGGCTGGTCCCGGACGCCGGCGCGTTCCGCACGGCGCTGCGGTGCGTGAAGCATTGGGCCAAGGAGAGGGGCGTCTACTCCAACGTGGCGGGCTTCCTGGGCGGCGTGTCCTGGGCCATCCTGGTGGCGCGCGTGTGCCAGCTCTACCCCAACGCCGCGCCCAGCATGCTGGTGTCCCGCTTCTTCATGGTGTTCAGCCAGTGGAAGTGGCCCACGACGCCGGTGATGCTGTGCGACATCGAGCACGACGCCGAGCTCGGCCTCCCCGTCTGGGACGCGCGGACGAACCCACGCGATCGGAGCCACCTCATGGCCGTCATCACGCCGTCGTACCCGTGCATGAACTCGACCTACAACGTCTCGCAGGCCACCCTGCGGGTCATCAAGGAGCAGATCATGGCCGGCCACGCCGCATGCCAGGAGATCGCCTGCGGCCGCGACTGGGGCGCGCTGTTCCAACCGTTCCAGTTCTTCAGGGCGCACAAGAGCTACCTGCAGGTGGACGTGACGTTGGCCGGCGGGGAGGATGGGCTCAGAGAATGGAAGGGCTGGGTGGAGTCGCGGCTGCGGCACCTTGTGGCCAAGGTCTATAGGGACACGTCCGGCGAACTGCTCTGTCACCCGCACCCGCACGCCTACAACGCCGAGCCCCGTGGTTTGCAGTGCACTTCGTCCTTCTTCGTGGGCTTGTCGACCAagccacagcagcagcagcagccgcgacaGAGAGGGCAGTTCGACCTCCGTGCGACGATGGATGAGTTCATGCAGGACGTCTACGCGTACGAGTTCTGGAGGTGGCCCTGCTTAGAGCTGGCCGTCTCGCACGTCCGAAGGAAGGACCTGCCATCGTACGTGCTCCAGCAGATTCGTCCCAATGGTCATGAGCTCAAGAGGAAGCACGGCAACGATGGATCTTCCTCTTCGCCGTCATCGCCTTCGTCGTCCCCCTCCCCTGCTGATGACGACTCCTGCCCAAGATCGAGCAGCAGGGCAAAGCTGAATCCATCGTAGTAATGCTCTTCCCAGCAGTAGCTTCAAGTCTCCAAGAGAGAGCGTCGTCTGATACAAAGTTCATCAAGCTGAGGCTCTGAGGACTCCTAGGCAAGCTCAAGCAGTCAAGCGCCATCGACTGGTAGTAGTCAATATGCAGCTAGCTGAGACAAAGTCTTCAGGGTAGCTATATTCAAGCAGAGACAAGGATCAAAAGAGGGTACAAACGGCAGGAATACACCATGTACGATGACTGCTGAGGATTAAAGGAAGTACAATGCATAGGACTAGGACACACAATTAGTCACAAGTGCTTCTGTGTATGGCTCGTAGGCCACTGAACGGTGTATGAATCTTGTATCGTCAGTGTTGGATGGGTTTATGTTAAGTCTGAATGTAAAAGAAAATCATGGACTTATCAGTGTTATACCGGCGACCTGTTTATTAAATTCTCTTGTTGTAACAATTACACTAAACAAGGCATTCTCCTTTCCTATGATGAATTGCAAGCTTTCCCCTTGACCGTGAGTGAAATTGAAACACATGTATGCACAAAAAATCAGGTCAAAGTTAGCACTTACCAGAATGGTTTTCAGGATGTCAGGGAGACACACTGGTTATTAATGACAGTACAAAATTTCTCTACTAAAAAGGCCAAAATACATTCACTAAAAATACTTTACTGTATTAAAAAACGACCAATATCCAAAAAGATATGCAGTGTATAAAACCCACCTCTGATGCTTTTAAGTTGGCTTTTCCAGTCCAAGAAGAAAgagtaaaatttaaaaatttataattattttgatatatgttatagaaaactacaacttctaatgtttatttaaaaaacatacgactattttgacatatattgtaaaaaattataactttctCATCGTGAAACCACCTGTCATCCTCTATCACATGTAACAACTGTTGCTAGAGGATGATAGGTCGGTTCACGGtgagaaaattttaatttttacaacatacatcaaaatagttataggtttttaaaataaatagtagaaattataatttttttgctaATGAGTGAGTAAGAGGATCTGATCCCGGCTGCCTCCCTGCCGACCTGGATCGGGGCTAGTTTCGGTGTTTCGGCGTGGGCCCAGTGTATCCTCTCGACTTCTTTCCGGCTTAGACAGGCCGCCTGTCCCGTTTTGGATTGGGTCAAGTTGGGCTCTCGCTGGTTACTGTTTGGTCGGCCTCTACCGGCCAAGAAATGGGCTTTGTGGTGGTACGATAGTTGGGCTCACTTCTGCTTCTCATAGTCCTTGGTGAGGCCCAAGGCTCAAGCACCCTTAGGTTATTGGATCAGATCGACAATTTGCCGCTTCGCGCGCTTATAAACAGTACATAGTGTTCTTGCCCAGCTTGTCAGCTGGC harbors:
- the LOC133889576 gene encoding nuclear poly(A) polymerase 4-like, with protein sequence MASQSKPLFGEPISLAGPTPADHESTAQLEKLLREAGLYESPEESAVREEVLRDLQGIVDRWVKHLTFQHGYPDTMVNEATALLVPFGSYSLGVHGRGSDIDVLVVGPSYVDRDHDFFVVLTGVLAETEAVTHLRPVPGARAPVMKMTFRGVQVDLVYASVGLPVVPRDLDLSDRSLLRGLDHATARSLNGVRVADEILRLVPDAGAFRTALRCVKHWAKERGVYSNVAGFLGGVSWAILVARVCQLYPNAAPSMLVSRFFMVFSQWKWPTTPVMLCDIEHDAELGLPVWDARTNPRDRSHLMAVITPSYPCMNSTYNVSQATLRVIKEQIMAGHAACQEIACGRDWGALFQPFQFFRAHKSYLQVDVTLAGGEDGLREWKGWVESRLRHLVAKVYRDTSGELLCHPHPHAYNAEPRGLQCTSSFFVGLSTKPQQQQQPRQRGQFDLRATMDEFMQDVYAYEFWRWPCLELAVSHVRRKDLPSYVLQQIRPNGHELKRKHGNDGSSSSPSSPSSSPSPADDDSCPRSSSRAKLNPS